A single window of Camelus dromedarius isolate mCamDro1 chromosome 20, mCamDro1.pat, whole genome shotgun sequence DNA harbors:
- the PTK2 gene encoding focal adhesion kinase 1 isoform X10: MRMESRRQVTVSWDSGGSDEAPPKPSRPGYPSPRSSEGFYPSPQHVVQTNHYQVSAVPASHGLTAMAGSIYPGQASLLDQTDSWNHRPQEISMWQPSVEDSAALDLRGIGQVLPTHLMEERLIRQQQEMEEDQRWLEKEERFLKPDVRLSRGSIDREDGLQGPTGNQHIYQPVGKPDPAAPPKKPPRPGAPGHLGSLASLGSPGDSYNEGVKLQPQEISPPPTANLDRSNDRVYENVTGLVRAVIEMSSKIQPAPPEEYVPMVKEVGLALRTLLATVDETIPALPASTHREIEMAQKLLNSDLGELISKMKLAQQYVMTSLQQEYKKQMLTAAHALAVDAKNLLDVIDQARLKVLGQTRPH; this comes from the exons ATGAGGATGGAGTCCAGAAGACAGGTCACAGTGTCCTGGGACTCCGGAGGGTCCGACGAAGCGCCGCCCAAG CCCAGCAGACCTGGTTATCCGAGCCCGAGGTCCAGTGAAGGATTTTACCCCAGCCCGCAGCACGTGGTGCAAACCAATCATTACCAG GTCTCTGCCGTCCCTGCTTCACATGGACTCACAGCCATGGCTGGCAGCATCTACCCAGGTCAGGCATCCCTCTTGGACCAAACAGATTCGTGGAATCATAGACCCCAGGAGATATCAATGTGGCAGCCCAGCGTGGAG GACTCTGCGGCGCTGGACCTGCGAGGAATTGGGCAGGTGTTGCCGACCCACCTGATGGAGGAGCGGCTGATCCGGCAGCagcaggagatggaggaggatCAGCGCTGGCTGGAGAAGGAGGAGCGGTTTCTG AAACCTGACGTGCGGCTCTCCCGAGGCAGCATCGACAGGGAAGATGGTCTTCAGGGCCCG ACTGGAAACCAGCACATCTATCAGCCTGTGGGCAAACCAG ACCCTGCAGCTCCGCCAAAGAAACCGCCGCGTCCCGGAGCCCCTGGCCACCTGGGCAGCCTCGCCAGTCTCGGCAGCCCCGGGGACAGTTACAACGAGGGGGTCAAG CTTCAGCCCCAGGAGATCAGCCCCCCTCCCACTGCCAACCTGGACCGGTCCAACGACAGGGTGTACGAGAACGTGACGGGCCTGGTGAGGGCGGTCATCGAGATGTCCAGCAAGATCCAGCCAGCTCCGCCGGAGGAGTACGTCCCCATGGTGAAG GAAGTCGGCCTGGCCCTGAGGACGTTGTTGGCCACCGTGGACGAGACCATTCCTGCCCTGCCAGCCAGCACCCACCGTGAG ATCGAGATGGCCCAGAAGCTGCTGAACTCTGACCTGGGCGAGCTCATCAGCAAGATGAAGCTGGCCCAGCAGTACGTCATGACCAGCCTGCAGCAGGAGTACAAAAAGCAGATGCTGACAGCCGCGCACGCCCTGGCCGTGGACGCCAAAAACCTGCTGGACGTCATCGACCAGGCCAGACTGAAGGTGCTCGGCCAGACGAGGCCGCACTGA